In a genomic window of Acidobacteriota bacterium:
- a CDS encoding formate dehydrogenase accessory protein FdhE, with protein sequence MSTRSPGHRQAESPETSELRRLASAQPELAPAIDLQLGLVTLQRRLAPRIPLPTRVMADDRLTTLPADGTPLLRFSDLPVDWSDVRFALRETLDLLHRAEVIEPSDYRRLSALLRDGQTLPVVVGDWFEATRTHAARWPILDEAPTTDAALDHLLVTGLKPFLARCAEAIGPRLDLEQWQRGVCPMCGGEPEIGVLPADGRGRQVACGRCGLRWPFDLGRCHVCGNDDARHLVSFKSRDGHYRLDACERCRRYLKSVDERAAGRQVVPSVDTIATLPLDAAAVSRGYGGS encoded by the coding sequence ATGTCGACGCGGTCACCCGGACATCGCCAGGCCGAGTCGCCGGAAACCAGCGAGTTGCGCCGCCTGGCGAGCGCGCAGCCCGAGCTGGCTCCGGCCATCGATCTGCAACTGGGTCTCGTCACCCTCCAGCGCCGGCTCGCGCCTCGGATTCCGCTGCCGACTCGCGTGATGGCCGACGATCGCCTCACGACGCTGCCCGCCGATGGCACCCCGCTGCTGCGGTTCTCCGACCTGCCGGTCGACTGGAGCGATGTGAGGTTCGCCCTCAGGGAAACGCTGGACCTGCTGCACCGGGCTGAAGTCATCGAGCCGTCCGACTACCGCCGCCTGTCGGCCCTGCTGCGCGACGGCCAGACGCTGCCTGTCGTGGTCGGCGACTGGTTCGAAGCGACTCGAACCCACGCCGCCCGGTGGCCGATCCTCGACGAGGCCCCGACGACCGACGCGGCGCTCGACCACCTGCTCGTCACCGGGCTCAAGCCGTTCCTGGCGCGGTGCGCCGAAGCCATCGGCCCGCGGCTCGACCTCGAACAGTGGCAGCGGGGTGTCTGCCCGATGTGCGGCGGCGAGCCCGAGATCGGGGTCCTGCCGGCCGACGGCCGCGGGCGGCAGGTCGCCTGCGGCCGGTGCGGGTTGCGCTGGCCCTTCGATCTGGGACGCTGCCACGTGTGCGGAAACGACGACGCGAGGCACCTCGTGTCGTTCAAGAGCCGCGATGGGCACTACCGGCTCGATGCGTGCGAGCGGTGCCGGCGGTACCTGAAGTCGGTCGACGAACGCGCGGCCGGCCGGCAGGTCGTGCCGAGCGTCGACACCATCGCGACCCTGCCGCTCGATGCGGCGGCCGTCAGTCGCGGCTACGGGGGGTCGTAA
- a CDS encoding serine hydrolase: MSRFRRRLWFALLSVSLVCPTLAVEAATSRTQAKPATSSGGTAVKKPTTKSTAAARRARLARQRQAQRAREAREAAIPRFKRDEAGDLIPDVRAAAAIIYNPVTHEVLYDANSQDARSIASITKVMTAVVFLEHEFDLDREVVVSPADARGASITYLRPRERVTVDTLLHLLLIASDNLAARTLARASIFGPEGFIERMNQKAVELGLEHTRYADPSGLHGDNVSSAYDMARLIAFAANDERIAPIMRKADYEVRTSLRSITVRNTNKLLGSDVEVRGGKTGFIRSAGYCLATLLQTPQGGQVAVVILGARSSASRFMEARHLMNWLVSKAQGLMAGDIGTEQPE; encoded by the coding sequence ATGTCCAGATTCCGCCGCCGTCTGTGGTTTGCGCTGCTGAGCGTCTCGCTCGTCTGCCCGACGCTCGCCGTCGAGGCCGCGACGTCCCGCACCCAGGCGAAGCCCGCGACGTCGTCGGGCGGCACGGCGGTCAAGAAGCCGACGACCAAGAGCACCGCGGCGGCGCGCAGAGCCCGCCTTGCCCGGCAGAGACAGGCGCAGCGGGCGCGCGAGGCGCGCGAGGCCGCCATCCCGCGGTTCAAACGTGATGAGGCCGGCGACCTGATTCCCGACGTCCGAGCGGCCGCCGCCATCATCTACAACCCGGTGACCCACGAGGTCCTCTACGACGCGAACTCGCAGGACGCGCGCTCGATCGCCAGCATCACGAAGGTGATGACGGCGGTCGTCTTCCTGGAGCACGAGTTCGACCTGGATCGCGAGGTCGTGGTCAGCCCCGCCGATGCCCGGGGAGCGTCGATTACGTACCTGCGGCCGCGCGAGCGGGTGACCGTCGACACCCTGCTGCACCTGCTCCTCATCGCCTCCGACAACCTTGCCGCGCGCACGCTGGCTCGTGCATCGATCTTCGGCCCGGAAGGATTCATCGAGCGGATGAACCAGAAAGCCGTCGAACTCGGGCTCGAGCACACGCGCTACGCCGACCCCTCGGGTCTGCACGGCGACAACGTGTCGTCGGCGTATGACATGGCGAGGCTCATCGCGTTTGCCGCCAACGACGAGCGCATCGCGCCGATCATGCGCAAAGCCGATTACGAGGTCCGGACCAGCCTGCGCAGCATCACGGTGCGGAACACGAACAAGCTGCTCGGCTCGGACGTCGAGGTCCGGGGGGGCAAGACCGGGTTCATTCGGAGCGCGGGGTATTGCCTCGCCACGCTGCTGCAGACGCCCCAGGGCGGCCAGGTGGCGGTCGTCATCCTCGGTGCGAGGTCGAGCGCCAGCCGCTTCATGGAGGCGCGGCACCTCATGAACTGGCTCGTCAGCAAGGCGCAAGGCCTGATGGCGGGCGACATCGGCACCGAGCAGCCCGAGTAG
- a CDS encoding M20/M25/M40 family metallo-hydrolase produces MAALGLVLGVAATLPAAGQQRADHLGRELTGRPDVTAALDALRVDEPRLIEDQIAICEIPAPPFKEQARAERYRDLFREIGLVNVRIDREGNVLGERPGRAPRPHVVVSAHLDTVFTEGTDVRVKRDGSVLRGPGIADDCRGLAVVLGVARAIVRLDLETPGTITFVGTVGEEGLGDLRGVKHLFAEELKGRVDRFVSVDGTGHGITHVGVGSRRYRVTFTGPGGHSFGAFGLANPVHALGRAIARVADFDVPTQPKTTFNVGRVGGGTSVNAIAYDAWMEVDMRSADAAALKALDARFLDAVDAALADENARWDSRGRLSVDPAVVGDRPAGSTPATSPIVRAALAVSQALGLQAGLGEGSTDANAPMALGIPAITIGGGGSATGVHSLAEAFETTNSWLGTQRALLVTLALAEP; encoded by the coding sequence GCGAGTTGACGGGGCGCCCCGACGTGACGGCGGCGCTCGACGCGCTGCGCGTCGACGAGCCCCGTCTGATCGAGGATCAGATCGCGATTTGCGAGATCCCCGCGCCGCCCTTCAAGGAGCAGGCCCGGGCCGAGCGTTATCGTGACCTGTTTCGGGAGATCGGCCTCGTCAACGTGCGCATCGATCGTGAGGGCAACGTGCTCGGCGAGCGACCGGGCCGGGCCCCGCGCCCGCACGTTGTCGTCAGCGCCCATCTCGATACCGTCTTTACGGAAGGCACCGACGTCAGGGTGAAGCGCGACGGGAGCGTGCTCAGAGGGCCCGGGATCGCCGACGACTGTCGGGGCCTCGCCGTCGTGCTGGGGGTCGCGCGGGCCATCGTCCGCCTCGACCTCGAGACTCCGGGCACGATCACGTTCGTCGGGACGGTGGGCGAGGAGGGTCTGGGCGACCTTCGCGGTGTCAAGCACCTGTTCGCGGAGGAGCTGAAGGGGCGGGTCGACCGGTTCGTGTCGGTCGACGGGACCGGCCACGGCATCACGCACGTCGGTGTGGGCAGCCGCCGGTATCGCGTGACGTTCACCGGACCTGGCGGACACAGCTTCGGGGCGTTCGGCCTCGCGAATCCCGTGCACGCGCTCGGGCGCGCGATCGCGCGGGTCGCCGACTTCGACGTGCCCACCCAGCCGAAGACGACGTTCAACGTCGGCCGGGTCGGCGGCGGTACGTCGGTGAACGCGATTGCCTACGACGCGTGGATGGAAGTCGACATGCGGTCGGCCGACGCCGCCGCGCTCAAGGCCCTCGACGCGCGGTTCCTCGATGCCGTCGACGCGGCACTGGCCGACGAGAACGCGCGATGGGACAGCCGTGGCCGCCTGTCGGTCGATCCCGCGGTCGTCGGCGACCGGCCTGCCGGGAGCACGCCGGCCACCTCGCCGATCGTGCGGGCGGCGTTGGCCGTCAGCCAGGCCCTCGGCCTGCAGGCGGGCCTCGGCGAGGGGTCGACCGACGCCAACGCCCCCATGGCGCTCGGGATTCCCGCCATCACGATTGGCGGCGGCGGCTCGGCCACCGGGGTGCACTCGCTGGCCGAGGCCTTCGAGACGACGAACTCGTGGCTCGGCACGCAGCGGGCGCTGCTCGTCACCCTGGCGCTCGCCGAACCGTGA